The sequence below is a genomic window from Deltaproteobacteria bacterium GWC2_55_46.
CGGAGGATCATCCGGCGCCAACGGCGCCTATAACTTAAGCGGCGCAGGGAGCCTCTCAGCCACTAATGAGTACATCGGAAACTCCGGCACAGGCGCGTTCAACCAGACCGGCGGTTCAAATACGGTCGCATCGGCAACCATTGTCGGATATAGCAGCTCCAGCACATACACGCACTCAGGGGGCACACACCAGACCGGAAACCTTATACTCGGCTACCAGAACGGCTCCAACAGCGCCTATAACCTAAGCGGTACCGGGGCGCTGTCAGCTAATAATGAGTACATCGGCCGCTACGGCACAGGCGCATTCAACCAGACCGGCGGAACGAATACGGCAGCAGTAACAACCTATGTCGGATATTACAGCACCAGCTCCGGCACATACACGCACTCAGGGGGCACGCACCAGACCGGCACCCTTTATCTCGGTAATTCGTCCGGCTCCAACGGCACCTATAACTTAAGCGGCACAGGAAACCTCTCAGCCGTTGAGGAGTACATCGGCTACAGCGGCACCGGCGCGTTCAACCAGACCGGCGGCACGAACAACGGCGCGGTAATCATCGGCGCTCTCGGCGCCTATGACCTCTCCGGCGGCGCCTACAACGGCAACATGGAGAATAACGGCTCCTTCACCTACTCCGGCGGCGCGTTCAACGGAAACTTCACCAACAACGGGGCGGCCAGCATAGGCTCATCCCTTACCGTAAGCGGCGCCGTGGTCAACAACACGGAGATAATCCTCTCAACCGGCATATCTTTGACCGGCAGCACGATAGAGAATAACGGCTCGATGAGCTTCGCGGGAGGCTCGATAAACGGCGGCCTTACAAACAACGTCTACCTGTCAGGCTATGGCACAATAGGGGGGACGGGCGGCTTCATCAATAACGGCCTTTTTGCCCAGTCGGGCGGCATGACGACCATCTCGAACACGGGGGCAAACGCCAACTACGGCAACATGGACCTTCTCGCGAGCAACCAGTTCAAGATAAACGGCACGACCCTCGATAACATGGGCACCATAAACATGAACGGCGCACTATTGAGCGGCACGGGCACGCTCACCAACGCCGCCGGCGGGGTCCTCTCCGGCAGGGGCACGGTCTCGACCTACTTTTCAAATGACGGCATAGTGGAGCTTGCGAGCGGCACACTCAACTTCACAAAGACGTTCACGAACAGCGGCCTTATAAACCTCGCCGGGACCTCCGCCAACGTCGCGGGCGGGGCCATAACGAATACCGGCACTATCGACGGCAGGGGCAACATAGGGAACGCTATAAACAACACCGGGGTCATAGAGGCCACCGGTGGCACCCTTTCATTGAGCGGGGCCGTCACCAACGCCGCGGGCGGCACCATAGCGGCCACCTCAGGCAACAAGGTCCTCGCGATGAACGGACTGGCCGCCAATAACGGTCTCATAAGCCTCGCGGGCGGCACCTTTGACACGAATAACAAGACCATGACCAACGACGGCCAGATTACGGGCTATGGCACTTTGAGGACCGGCGGCCTTACAAACAACGGCGACATGACCCTGACGGGAGGCGCCGCCACCGTAAACGGCCCGGTCACGAATGCCGCTTCGGGCAAGATAGAGGCGGCCCACAGCCCCGCAGTCTTCACGGGCGACGTGACCAACTGGGGGCTCTTCAAGACCACCAACGCCACCGTCACCTTCGCCGGGAGCTATACCGAGAACGGCACATACATAAGCGACCCGTCCGACAACTACTTCAACGACCTTATCATAGGCTCAGGCGGCTACCTCGTAGGCGGGGCAGGCGACAACTTCTTCGTCGGCAACGACTTCTTGAACGGCAGCGCCCAGAACGCCAGCTGGGACACTGCCCTGGCCTATCTCGAATTTATTAACGGGGCAGACCTCCTCCACGACTTCACACTCGCGGGCGCGGACCTGGGGGCCATCATGGGCGGCTATGCGGACAACTTCGCCTGGGGCACGATGAACCTTGCCGCAGGCAACCTCCTGGCCCTCGCCGACGGCAACTCAACCAACGGCGGCGCCCTCTACTTAACCGAGATACTCGGCCTCGACATAACTGGCGCTGACGTAAACAATGTTACCGGCAACGGCTTCAACATCTACTATATGGCGAATGTCTCAGGCAACTCGTACCTGAACGGCTCCACGTACTCGCTGCTCGGAGGGGGCTGGCTCACGCCCGTATTCGAGCCTGCCTCGGCCCCTGTGCCGGAGCCTTCCACCTTCGTCCTCATCGCGGGCGGCGGCCTGGGCCTTCTCGCCCTGAGGCGGCGCATGAACAGAAGAAAAACCGCCTGATATCCGCCTGATTCAGGTGAAAATCGGCTGTTTCGCCAAGGGCAGACCATCAGGGCCTGCCCTTAGGCTTTTGCGCTTCGGATTTTTCAAGGTTGAATTTCCGAGACGGATGTCGTAAAAGGAATTTAAAATACCCGGAGGTTACCGAGAGATGAAACTCAGGTCAGTTAAAGCGCTGTTAATAGCCGCTTTGCCAGTAATAGCCCTTTCAGGGTGCGATAATAAGGGGACGGCCAAGGACGGACTCGAATTCAAGACGGAATATCAGGCCGTGCTGATGGATAACGGGCAGGCGTACTTCGGGAAGCTCAACCGGTCAGGCGGCGAATTCATTCAATTGAACGATGTCTTCTACATCCAGAACAGGGTTGACCAGGAGACAAAGGCGGTCTCAAGCATACTCGTAAAGAGGGGGCAGGAGTGGCATGCCCCGGACACCATGTTCATAAACAGGAAGCATGTGGTGATAATAGAGCCTGTGACCGAGAACTCTAAAGTGACCCAGCTTATAAAGGAAGCCAAGATAAAAGAGGAAAAGTAGGGGCTTTGCCATCAAGGCATAGCCGTATTACCCAGGCATCCCACCAGGATAATTTTTTTTGCAGGTTAGCAGCTTTAAAATCCACTGGCTCTAATATACAAGGGTGGGCTCTGTCAAAGCCTGCCTGTACAGCCATGTTACAAATACTTCTAACCATCCGTTAAATGGATCAAGGGGTTACAGTAAATACTGTAACCCCTTGATTTGTTATCAAAAAATTGGCTGCCTGATCTGGACTATTTAGAAAAAAATGTGGCTCCGTATATAGGTGAAATATTTAGACTTTTTCCTGATATGGATATTTATATGAGAGCTTGATTCAGGGAATTGTGCGATTTTGAGTATTTTGCAATTTTCAGCCTTCAGAATCACATATCGCTTTGATTTTCTTGTATATTCCAGGTTGGAAGGGCGGCTGTTTTTTCTTTTTAGGAGTTTACTTTAGAACTCATGTCTTAAAATGATGCTAAGTGATTGATTTGCAAGTCTATATAATCCTTTTTTGCTAAATGCTTTAGAACCTGTTTTAAGCCTATCCGGGAGTATACATAAAATGCCGCGAAAAAATTGCAATTTCCAGGTTTGCTTTTTACATTAACAGCAGTTTTACTTCTTGCGGAGTGAGCACCTTCCCTGCCGCTTTGACAACACCGTCGATTGCGAGCGCCGGGGTCATCATCACGCCGAACGAGATGATCCTGTTGACATCGGTTATCTTCTCGATCTCGTAATCGATGCCAAGCTCTTTTGCGGCAAGCTCCGCAGACTCGGTCAGCTTCTTGCACTTAGGGCATCCTGTGCCGAGTATCTGTATTTTTTTCATCATTTCCTCCTATTCGAAAAAAGCCCCGTAAAACATGCCTGTGACTGTAGCCATGGCCACGGTCAGCAGAACAAAAACAATTGTCTTTTTTGTCCCGAGTATGC
It includes:
- a CDS encoding redox-active disulfide protein 2, which codes for MKKIQILGTGCPKCKKLTESAELAAKELGIDYEIEKITDVNRIISFGVMMTPALAIDGVVKAAGKVLTPQEVKLLLM